In Nostoc edaphicum CCNP1411, the sequence TTGATACACTCCGGAGAAAATTTCTCGACTCTGGCATCAAAGAAGCCTTCCCAGCGATTCGGATTAAAGAAGCTCCCACTGCATCTACATTCCAGTTATGTGAAGAAGCGGGTAAAGACTTAGGACAATTGCTAGTGCGCGATCGCAACATCAAGCAAATCAAGTCCCTTGATGTCAACATGGAAAAGGCGCTGGGTCGCATTAGCAGCGGACTATATATAGTCACAACTAAAAAAGATAATGTATCCAGTGCAATGCTGGCATCCTGGGTAACGCAAGCGAGTTTGCAACCATTAGGATTCACAATTGCCGTTGCTAAAGACCGCGCCATTGATTCCTTAATGCAAGTAGGCGATCGCTTCGTCCTCAACGTTTTGGAAGAAGGCAATTATCAAGAATTGAAAAAGCACTTTCTCAAGCGCTTGCATCCCGGTGCTGATCGTTTTGCTGGAGTGAAAACTCAAACCGCGAAAAACGGTTCACCAATTCTAACTGATGCTCTGGCATACATGGAATGTGAAATACAGAGCAGCATGGAATGCAGCGACCACTGGATTTTATACTGCACCGTCCAAGAAGGTCGTGTCTCCAAAAACGATGGATTGACAGCCGTTCGCCATCGCAAAGTAGGTAATTACTACTAAATATTGGGCATGGGGTACGGGGCATAGGGCATGGGGTAAGGAGTATGGGTTATTCTCCTTGTTCCCAATGCCCAATGCCCAATTCCCAATTCCCAATTCCCAATGCCCAATGCCCAATTCCCCAACTTTAAAACAGCTATGACCAATTCCAAGCCACGCGACGTACAAGTTTTACCAATTGCTACAAATACTAAGGCGATCAGAGCACGTAGTTGGTCACGTCTGCGGTTTGAAATTGAATACGCACTTGAAAGAGGTACTACCTCCAATTGCTATTTAATTGAAGCTGATAAAACCGCACTTATCGATCCACCGCCAGAAAGCTTTACCGAAATTTATTTAGAGGCATTGCGGCAGACTTTAGATTTGCAAAGTTTGGATTATATAATCCTGGGTCATTTTAGTCCCAATCGAGTTGCAACCCTGAAAGCAATTTTAGAATTAGCACCACAGGTAACTTTTGTCTGCTCTCTTCCCGGTGCGAACAATTTGCGTGCTGCTTTCTTAGAGCAAGATTTAAATGTCTTGGTGATGCGGGGGAAAGAAACTCTGGATTTAGGTAAGGGTCATGTTTTGAAATTCTTGCCCACTCCCAGTCCGCGTTGGCCGGAAGGACTTTGTACCTACGATCAGCAAACTCAAATTCTCTACACAGATAAGTTATTTGCAACTCATCTCTGTGGTGATGAAGTGTTTGATGATAACTGGGAAGCGCTCAAAGAAGACCAGCGTTACTACTTTAACTGCCTGATGGCTCCCCAAATTCCTCATGTGCAAGCAGCTTTGGAGAAAATATCCGATTTGCAGGTGAGAATGTATGCTGTGGGTCATGGGCCTTTGGTACGCAGCAGCTTAATCGAACTCACCAAAGCTTATGGAGAATGGAGCCGTTCTCATAACGATCGCGAAATTTCCGTTGCCCTACTTTACGCTTCAGCTTACGGGAATACAGCGACTTTAGCACAAGCGATCGCTCTGGGATTAACTAAAGGTGGAGTTGCAGTTAAATCAATCAACTGCGAATTTGCCACCCCTGATGAAATTCGCATCAACTTAGCACAGTCAGAGGGTTTTATCATTGGTTCTCCTACCATTGGTGGTCATGCGCCAACTCCCATTCATACTGCTTTAGGGATTGTGATATCAAGCGGTGACAACAGTAAACTCGCTGGGGTATTTGGTTCTTATGGCTGGAGTGGCGAAGCCTTTGACTTAATCGAAGGTAAACTCCGGGATTCTGGATATCGCTTTGGCTTTGACACCCTGAAGGTGAAGTTTAAACCTGATGATGTCACTCTCAAGTTCTGTGAAGAACTAGGTACAGACTTTGCCCAAACACTGAAAAAAGCTAAAAAGGTACGTGTACCACAACAAGCCGCTACCCCTGTGGAACAGGCTGTTGGCCGGATTGTTGGTTCCGTTTGCGTGGTGACAGCTAAACAAGGAGAAGTGTCTACCGCAATGCTAGGCGCTTGGGTTTCTCAAGCCACCTTCAATCCACCCGGAATAACAGTTGCGATCGCTAAAGAACGAGCGATCGAATCTTTAATGTATCCCGGCGGTAAGTTTGCCTTAAATATTTTACCTGAAGGCAATCATCAAGACTACATGAAGCATTTCCGTAAATCTTTCGCGCCTGGGGAAGATCGATTTGCCAACTTTAGTACAGCAGTTGCAGATAATGGCTGTACCGTCCTCACTGATGCATTAGCATATTTGGAATGCTCAGTCAACCAACGTCTGGAATGTGGCGATCATTGGGTTGTGTATGCAACTGTGGATGAAGGTAAATTACTCAAGCCTGATGCTGTTACTGCCATCAACCATCGTAAGACAGGCACTCATTATTAAATCTTTATAGGTACTCTTCAACTTAGAAGATTACCCTGCAATGCAACTCTAGCAGCATTTTTGTTACTTACTCTGTCTGCTAGAGATACAATCAACCTCAATACTTGTCGGTTAAGTGGGAAAGGGGAAGGTGGGGCCCCCTCTGGGGATAAGGGGCGGGGGGAAAGGGAAATTAAAAACCTTTAACCCTTACTTTTTAACCCTTTCCCAAAACCAAACTTTGGGTTCAAAATGCTTAACCGAGTAGTATTGCAATCAACCTCACTAGATGTCTGTACATCTAAATGAATCCACTTATCACTCTCATGTGTAGGTGGATTCATTTTTTTTGCTAGGAAAAAGGTTTTGAGGTAAAAGCGTGTTCTGCTGGTCAGGGATGCCTGCTATAAACCATGAGATAAAATCCTGTATCAATGCGTTTATAAATAACAGCAACCGCAGAACAGACGTATCTACATAATAAATTCATAGTTTTTTTATCATAAGTTTACACGTATATAGTGAAGAATTTAGCGAGTGCAAAATATGATTAAGCGAAGGTTATGAAACTTTTAAAATCTGCTCTCATCAGTAATTGTAATGTTTCATGACTAAGCCAGACAATTTATTACATTTAGCCAGTGAAAATAAGGAGATATTATTGATTAGGAAAATAGACGCGCAAAGTTTTGAGCTTAAGCCCCTTGGGATGTATTTGGTTGAAGCTGAACTAATCACTCCAGATGAATTAGACACAGCACTTAAGATACAAAAGTTGAGTGGTGAGCAGTTGGGAAAAATTCTGGCAATGCATGGTTTTGTTAGGCAGCAAACCATTGAGTACTTCATGTCAAACGTTGTATTGCCAGGGCGACGCAAAATCCTGAAAAACCAGTCTTATTCAGACAATGGTAACAGCGATCGCATCTCTGTAATTGAGCCAACGAGTTATATAAAACCAGTAGATGCGA encodes:
- a CDS encoding diflavin flavoprotein gives rise to the protein MTNSKPRDVQVLPIATNTKAIRARSWSRLRFEIEYALERGTTSNCYLIEADKTALIDPPPESFTEIYLEALRQTLDLQSLDYIILGHFSPNRVATLKAILELAPQVTFVCSLPGANNLRAAFLEQDLNVLVMRGKETLDLGKGHVLKFLPTPSPRWPEGLCTYDQQTQILYTDKLFATHLCGDEVFDDNWEALKEDQRYYFNCLMAPQIPHVQAALEKISDLQVRMYAVGHGPLVRSSLIELTKAYGEWSRSHNDREISVALLYASAYGNTATLAQAIALGLTKGGVAVKSINCEFATPDEIRINLAQSEGFIIGSPTIGGHAPTPIHTALGIVISSGDNSKLAGVFGSYGWSGEAFDLIEGKLRDSGYRFGFDTLKVKFKPDDVTLKFCEELGTDFAQTLKKAKKVRVPQQAATPVEQAVGRIVGSVCVVTAKQGEVSTAMLGAWVSQATFNPPGITVAIAKERAIESLMYPGGKFALNILPEGNHQDYMKHFRKSFAPGEDRFANFSTAVADNGCTVLTDALAYLECSVNQRLECGDHWVVYATVDEGKLLKPDAVTAINHRKTGTHY